In Campylobacter massiliensis, the DNA window TTTCATGGGATCAAAGAATTTAATCAAATTTGCCCAAGATAACGGCGCCTACGATCCGGCAAAAGACGGCGAATTTCAGTTTACGAAAGCCTACACCAGAGACGACGAGAGAGATATGACCTACAACTATCCGCGCGTTTGCTGGGTGCAGCAAATGTTTAATCCCGAGCTAAAAGACAAGCAAACCCTTGACGGCGGCAACTATCCGGTATTTTTAAAACCGTCTAAAAAGCTAAGCGTACAGGATCTAAAAACCGCGCTCAGATCCCACTACGACGGCACCGCCTACGATAATTACTCCAGCAAAGACGAAAATCAAAAAAACATCTACCGCGCCGTGAGCGTCTTTAGAACCTACGAGTCGCACGTGATGCAGGTGCGCCCGTGGCTACCGCAAGAAATCGGCAGAGTGACCTACGTGGCGCTTGGCATGTCCGATCTTGGCGTTTATTTGCCGTATTACTACGGGCTGGATAAATTCATAGGCGGCTACGACAAAGGCTCGTATAAGGCCGACGACGAGTCGATCTACTGGACGTATAGAAAACTGCAAACTCTCGTGATGATGGACTACGATAAGTATTCGCCGGTCGTAAAAAAGGCCTACAAGGAGTTTGAGGACGCGCTCGCGGTCAAGCAGGCTAAATTTGAAGACGAATACGTCAAACTCTACAAAAAAGACAAAGCCAAAGCAAACAAGCTGCTAAACGAATTTTCGATAAATATGATGAAGGAAGCCAAGGCTTTAACGCAAAATTTGACTAATGAAATCTTTACGATGCTAACTGATGACACCGACGCCAAGCTAAAATCGCTAAACAAAGGCAAAAAAGACTAGGCAAATTTAAGGGGCGGGCTGCGGCTTGCCTCAAATTTAGCCCGAATTTGATAAAAACTTCTTGATTTATTTTTTAAAAATCTTTATAATACGGCTCAAATTTGACCCCAAAGGATGAGCTTAATGCCTTGCCCCATGCCTGAGACTCTTTAATCTTAGCAAAAAAACCGCAAACGACTTTAAAAAAACAGCCGAATTTTTAAATAATTTCACGTTTTTAAACATTAATATAAATTTATTTCTATCGCCGCGAGGGGCGCATTGTAATTGCATTTTTAAAAACAAAGCGAAGCAGCATCTGAAATTTGGGCGAAATTTATTTAGCAGGGTTTTTTATAAATTTTATTTTAGTTTGAGGAAATCGGGTTGCCACCCGCCTTTTACTTGCGCTCTCTTGGACGATTTTGACGGAGGCTTAAATTTGCTACCCGCGGCAGGCTACGTGCCTAGCCTTGGTCGCAAATTTGGGCGCCAACCGCCAAACTCGCCTCAAGAATAACGCAATTAAAATTTAAATCCAAAAATCATAAAAATTTAAAAAAAGGAATCAAAATGATAAAAAGTTATGTTACGGGTTTCCCGCGAATCGGAGAAAAAAGAGAGCTAAAACGCGCGCTTGAGGGTCTTTGGGCTGGCAAAGAGGGTTTTAGCGAGGAGAATTTACTAAGCGTCGCTAAAACGCTAAAAAATAGACACTGGCAATACCAAAAAGACGCCGAAATCTCGGCTATCAGCGTAAATGATTTTTCGTTTTACGATCTTATGCTTGATAACATCGTGGCATTTGGCGCGGTGCCGCCTAGATTTGCGAATTTGAGCGGACGAGAGCAGTATTTTGCCTGCGCTCGCGGCAACAAAACGGGCGTAGCGATGGAGATGACGAAGTGGTTTAACACAAACTACCATTACATCGTGCCTGAACTTAGCGCCGAGACGTCGTTTAAGCTTGACGCGTCAAAAATCCTCGCCGAATACGAAGAGGCAAAGGCTGCGGGCGTAAAAGGCAAGGTAAATTTGATCGGACCTATCACCTTTTTGGCGCTTTCAAAGACCACCGACGGCAGCTGCCCGTTTAAAAACCTAAACGCTCTAGTCGCCGAGTACAAAAAGCTTCTTGGGCTACTTTCGACGCTTGACGATGAGATTTTGGTGCAGTTTGACGAGCCGATTTTTGCGACAGATAAAAACGAAGAAATCCTACTTAGCGTCATCGCCAAAGTATATAACGAGCTAGCCGCAGCCGCAAGCAACGTAAAAATCGTGTTTATGACCTATTTCGAGCACGCGCTAAAAGCGGTAGCCGAGGTGGCGAAAACTAAAATTTACGGTATCGGACTTGATTTCGTTCACGGAAAAAGAAATTTTGAAGCGCTTGAAGCTATCAAAAATAGCCACTTAACGCTATTTGCAGGCGTCATCGACGGACGAAATATCTGGAAAAGCAACATCGACGAGAAGGTAAATTTAGTCCGCGAAATCAGCGAAAAAATCGGCGGCAAAGATTTCTACGTCGGATCTAGCTGCTCGCTACTTCACGTGCCTTATACCATAAAATACGAAGAAAAACTAAACTCCGAGGTCAAAAGCTGGCTAAGCTTTGCCGTAGAAAAACTAGACGAGATCAAAATCATAACCAAGCTAGCTAACGGCGTAGCGCTAAATGCGGCGGAGAGCAAAATTTACGAAGAGAACAAAGCTGCGGTTAAAACGCGCGCGACATCAAATTTGATCCACTCTTCAAGCGTACAAAACCGCGTGAAAAATCTAGTCAAATTTGAGCGCGAAGATAAATTTGAAGATCGCATCAAGATCCAACGCGAGAGCCTAAACTACGGCATCCTACCGACTACGACGATAGGCAGCTTCCCGCAAACCGTCGAGCTAAGAGTACTTCGCCAAAATTTCAAAAAAGGCGAGATCGACGCGGCTGCATATGAAGCCGGCATCAAAAAATACATCGACGACTGCGTCAAATTTCAAGAAGATATCGGCCTAGACGTGCTGGTCCACGGCGAGCCTGAGCGTAACGACATGGTCGAGTATTTCGGCGAGCAGATCGAGGGCTATGCGTTTAGCGAGAACGGCTGGGTGCAAAGCTACGGCAGCCGCTGCGTGAAACCGCCTCTACTTTTCGGCGACGTAAGCCGCCCAAAAGCGATGACCGTCGAATGGATGAAATACGCCCAAAGTCGCACTAGCCGCATAATGAAGGGCATGCTAACGGGTCCCGTGACCATGCTAAACTGGAGCTTCGTGCGCGACGACCTGCCTCGCAGCGAAGTGGCTAAGCAGCTTGCGCTTTGTATATTTGACGAGATCGCAGACCTGCAAAATGCCGGCATCCGCATCATCCAAGTGGACGAAGCGGCGTTTAAAGAGGGCTATCCGCTACGCGCCGAAAACATCCCTGCGTACGAGAAATTCGCGGTCGATTGCTTTAAGCTCTCCGTTAGCTCGGCCGAGCCTAAAACGCAGATCCACACGCATATGTGCTACTCCGAGTTTAACGACATCATCAAGACTATCGAGGCGATGGACGCCGACGTCATCAGCATCGAGACCGCTCGCAGCGGCAACGAACTGCTAAAGATATTTAAATCAGTCGGCTACAAACAAGAAGTCGGCCCAGGCGTCTACGACATCCACAGCCCGCGGGTTCCTAGCACCGACGAGATCGTGCGCCAGATCCGTGCGCTACTCGAGGTTCTACCGAAAGAACAGCTCTGGATCAACCCTGACTGCGGCCTAAAAACGCGTAAATGGGAAGAGGTCGAGCCGAGCCTAAAAAATATGGTCGAAGCCGTCAAGATCGTAAGAAATTCATAAATTTAACCGCTTGCGACTCGGCTAAATTTGCCGCTTTTGCCGTTTAAATTTACGGCCGAAGCGGCTTTTGTCCGCTAAATTTTGGGCGATGATTTTTAAAACCTGCTCAAATTTGACGCGGATCAAATTTGTCGGTCGAGGGCGAATAATTTATCCTGCGCACGCGCCGCCACGGTATAAATTTGACCGCAAACGGCGCGGTTTTCTACATTATAAATTTGGAAATTTCATGTTAAAAGAAAAAATTTTAAACAAAGAAAAGGGGCTCGTACTCTACGGACTAACGCCGCCCAAGGCCGAATTTGAGGAGTCCAAACTGCGCGACATCTCGGATCGCTGGACGGGCAGGATAGAGAGCATAAACGCCGACGGGCTCGTGCTTTACGAGGTGCAAGACGAAAGCGAGCGAAACGAAAGCGAACGGACTTTTGAGTTTAGCGGAACGTTAAGCCCGGAAATTTACTACCGAGACTACCTAAGCGTCGCGACTCCGAGCGTTTTCTACCGCGTGGCTAGCGGCTACGACGAGGAGGGATTTCGCGCGGCTCTAGCGGCTCAAAGCTCAAATTTAAACGTGCTCGTCGGAGCGACGTCTAGCTCGCAAAAAGTACGGTTCAATTTGGCTCGCGCATACGAGATCGCGGGCGAATTTGAAAATTTGGCCGTCGGCGGCGTATGTATCGCCGAGCGCCACGCCAAAAAGGGCGACGAACCGCAAAGGATGCGCGAAAAGATCGCGGCTGGGGCGAAGTTTTTCATCTCACAGGCGATTTTTGACGCGCAGATGACGCGTAAATTTTTAGAAGACTGCGCGGCCGCAAAGATAACCGAGCCGATATTTCTCACGTTTTCTACGGCCGGCAATCCAAAAACGCTGGAGTTTATCAAATGGCTGGGCGTTAGCGTGCCTAGCTCGGTCGAAGATCGGTTAAATGCCAGCGAGGAATATCTAGCACAAAGTTGCGAGATCATCAAAGAAATTTGGCGCGAGTTAAAGAAATTCGGCGACGAAAACGGGCTAAATTTGGGCGCAAACATCGAAAGCGTGATGGCAAAGCGCGCCGAGATCGAGGCGAGCCTGGAGCTAGCTCGCGAGTTTAGGCTTCTTTAAGGCGAGCGCGGCGGTAAATTTGAGCGACAAGCACGCGAAATTTAGGTGTAAAGGTTGCGCCGCAAAGCAAATTTTACCTTCGCGCAGGTTTGTTTAAATTTAGATGCTTTTGCCCAAATCTTAAATTTCCGTAAGGCGCTAAATTTGAAAGAGCGAAATTTAAACGAAAAGGGGCGACAATC includes these proteins:
- a CDS encoding C69 family dipeptidase; amino-acid sequence: MKMKFLASAAVISAMFCANALACTTILVGEGASDDGSMLIARSADSKAIKAQVFLIHPKKTNQKGVHSSKAHDGANDFTYPLPKEGMRYTTIANSHTKLHGAVGYNDAGVGISGTETIYAKDELLKIDPYNEATGITEDDIPDVLLPRMKSAAEGVKLLGEIVETTGAGEGFGVVFVDKNELWYFETGTGHHWMAVKLPKDEYFVSANQGRLQNYKENDPNFMGSKNLIKFAQDNGAYDPAKDGEFQFTKAYTRDDERDMTYNYPRVCWVQQMFNPELKDKQTLDGGNYPVFLKPSKKLSVQDLKTALRSHYDGTAYDNYSSKDENQKNIYRAVSVFRTYESHVMQVRPWLPQEIGRVTYVALGMSDLGVYLPYYYGLDKFIGGYDKGSYKADDESIYWTYRKLQTLVMMDYDKYSPVVKKAYKEFEDALAVKQAKFEDEYVKLYKKDKAKANKLLNEFSINMMKEAKALTQNLTNEIFTMLTDDTDAKLKSLNKGKKD
- the metE gene encoding 5-methyltetrahydropteroyltriglutamate--homocysteine S-methyltransferase, with product MIKSYVTGFPRIGEKRELKRALEGLWAGKEGFSEENLLSVAKTLKNRHWQYQKDAEISAISVNDFSFYDLMLDNIVAFGAVPPRFANLSGREQYFACARGNKTGVAMEMTKWFNTNYHYIVPELSAETSFKLDASKILAEYEEAKAAGVKGKVNLIGPITFLALSKTTDGSCPFKNLNALVAEYKKLLGLLSTLDDEILVQFDEPIFATDKNEEILLSVIAKVYNELAAAASNVKIVFMTYFEHALKAVAEVAKTKIYGIGLDFVHGKRNFEALEAIKNSHLTLFAGVIDGRNIWKSNIDEKVNLVREISEKIGGKDFYVGSSCSLLHVPYTIKYEEKLNSEVKSWLSFAVEKLDEIKIITKLANGVALNAAESKIYEENKAAVKTRATSNLIHSSSVQNRVKNLVKFEREDKFEDRIKIQRESLNYGILPTTTIGSFPQTVELRVLRQNFKKGEIDAAAYEAGIKKYIDDCVKFQEDIGLDVLVHGEPERNDMVEYFGEQIEGYAFSENGWVQSYGSRCVKPPLLFGDVSRPKAMTVEWMKYAQSRTSRIMKGMLTGPVTMLNWSFVRDDLPRSEVAKQLALCIFDEIADLQNAGIRIIQVDEAAFKEGYPLRAENIPAYEKFAVDCFKLSVSSAEPKTQIHTHMCYSEFNDIIKTIEAMDADVISIETARSGNELLKIFKSVGYKQEVGPGVYDIHSPRVPSTDEIVRQIRALLEVLPKEQLWINPDCGLKTRKWEEVEPSLKNMVEAVKIVRNS
- a CDS encoding methylenetetrahydrofolate reductase, whose amino-acid sequence is MLKEKILNKEKGLVLYGLTPPKAEFEESKLRDISDRWTGRIESINADGLVLYEVQDESERNESERTFEFSGTLSPEIYYRDYLSVATPSVFYRVASGYDEEGFRAALAAQSSNLNVLVGATSSSQKVRFNLARAYEIAGEFENLAVGGVCIAERHAKKGDEPQRMREKIAAGAKFFISQAIFDAQMTRKFLEDCAAAKITEPIFLTFSTAGNPKTLEFIKWLGVSVPSSVEDRLNASEEYLAQSCEIIKEIWRELKKFGDENGLNLGANIESVMAKRAEIEASLELAREFRLL